A genomic window from Glycine soja cultivar W05 chromosome 10, ASM419377v2, whole genome shotgun sequence includes:
- the LOC114371034 gene encoding two-component response regulator-like APRR7 isoform X1 — protein sequence MTRVVQMSVDGDSKELKELNQRLRDGKKIAGGERGLCEEVKCNGIAEEVKVEQGGTVESSSVQQHIPQPQGAIICWERFLHIRSLKVLLVEIDDSTRHVVTALLRNCSYEVIEAANGLQAWKILEDLTNHIDLVLTEVAMPGLSGIGLLYKIMGHKTRKNIPVVMMSSHDSMGLVFKCLSKGAVDFLVKPIRKNELKNLWQHVWRRCHSSSGSGSESGTQTQKSIKSKSLEKSDNNSGSNDEDDNESIGLNNVDGSDNGSGTQSSWTKRAVEVDSHKPVSQWDQIAECPDSTCAQVVHSNAEMGGNKVVPLAAKDCAEQNEQLVKTAGSQHSNAPDVGPSKFSEQINRGQLDLNCENQSSKLRCKGLSLSDAITSTCDSQMHSGEFEALNKKPKSSDIENKGTNNDEELPSLELSLKRLRGVEDAGITIQDDRNVLRRSDQSAFSRYNAASNTKKSPTGCVGSNSPYNNSLEVTKKDSSRDIQSHSCGNPPNQNSNGASNNIDMGSTTNNAYAKSAVMSEPAGASTTKCLYQTSAFQPVKNSLVCTSQQVVLNNTEDMSATILAPPKLDRHKDSAALDFHLHCENHNCIADNMKHQLPPDHDAESIKKMATAAPHCGSSNVEEVLVEGNVGNHSINRSVSGSNNGSNGQNGSSTAVNAGGTNTESNNGLTGNSGSGDASGSGSANRVDQNKTSQREVALTKFRQKRKERRERCFHKKVRYQSRKRLAEQRPRFRGQFVRQTSNENASEATTDS from the exons ATGACAAGGGTTGTCCAGATGAGTGTTGATGGCGACAGCAAAGAGCTGAAAGAACTGAATCAGCGCTTACGAGATGGGAAGAAGATTGCTGGTGGGGAGCGTGGTTTATGCGAGGAAGTGAAATGTAATGGAATTGCTGAAGAAGTTAAGGTTGAACAGGGGGGGACTGTGGAGTCCTCCTCTGTCCAGCAGCATATACCACAGCCTCAAGGGGCAATAATTTGTTGGGAGAGGTTTTTGCATATTAGATCCCTTAAGGTCTTGCTTGTGGAGATTGATGACTCTACCCGTCATGTTGTCACTGCACTGCTTCGCAATTGTAGTTATGAAG TTATTGAAGCAGCAAACGGATTGCAAGCTTGGAAGATATTGGAGGATTTAACCAATCATATTGATCTTGTTTTAACTGAGGTGGCAATGCCTGGCTTATCAGGCATTGGACTTCTATACAAGATTATGGGCCACAAAACCCGCAAAAATATTCCAGTAGTTA TGATGTCATCTCATGATTCTATGGGTTTAGTCTTTAAGTGTTTGTCAAAGGGTGCTGTTGACTTTCTAGTTAAACCCATACGGAAGAATGAGCTTAAAAACCTGTGGCAGCATGTTTGGAGAAGATGTCACAGT TCTAGTGGGAGTGGCAGTGAAAGTGGCACACAAACCCAGAAGTCTATAAAATCAAAGAGTCTTGAGAAGTCTGATAATAATTCTGGAAGCAATGACGAAGATGATAATGAAAGTATAGGCCTGAATAATGTGGATGGAAGTGACAATGGTAGTGGCACTCAG AGCTCATGGACCAAACGTGCTGTAGAAGTTGATAGTCATAAACCAGTTTCCCAGTGGGATCAAATAGCTGAGTGCCCTGACAGTACCTGTGCTCAAGTTGTTCACTCCAATGCTGAAATGGGTGGGAACAAGGTGGTTCCTCTAGCTGCAAAGGATTGTGCAGAACAGAATGAACAACTTG TCAAAACTGCAGGTTCTCAACATAGCAATGCACCTGATGTCGGCCCCTCTAAATTCAGTGAGCAAATTAATAGAGGACAACTGGACCTTAATTGTGAAAATCAATCTAGCAAGCTAAGGTGCAAAGGTTTATCACTGTCTGATGCCATTACTAGTACTTGTGATTCTCAGATGCATAGTGGAGAATTTGAAGCCCTAAATAAAAAACCCAAGTCCTCAGATATTGAAAATAAAGGTACTAATAATGATGAAGAATTGCCATCTCTTGAGCTCAGTTTAAAGAGGCTTAGAGGAGTTGAAGATGCTGGTATTACAATTCAGGATGACCGGAATGTTTTAAGACGTTCTGATCAGTCTGCTTTCTCAAG GTACAATGCAGCCTCTAACACTAAGAAATCTCCCACTGGATGTGTTGGAAGCAATTCTCCTTATAATAATAGCTTAGAAGTTACAAAGAAAGATTCATCTCGTGATATTCAATCTCATTCTTGCGGCAATCCTCCTAACCAAAACTCAAATGGTGCTAGCAATAACATTGATATGGGTTCCACTACTAATAATGCTTATGCTAAATCTGCAGTTATGAGTGAGCCAGCAGGGGCATCAACAACAAAATGTTTGTACCAAACATCTGCTTTCCAGCCTGTAAAAAACAGCCTTGTTTGTACCTCTCAACAAGTTGTCTTAAATAATACTGAAGATATGTCGGCAACAATTCTGGCACCACCTAAACTAGACAGACATAAAGATTCTGCAGCTCTGGACTTCCATCTCCATTGTGAAAACCATAACTGTATTGCTGACAACATGAAGCATCAGCTGCCACCTGATCATGATGCTGAATCTATAAAGAAAATGGCTACTGCTGCTCCACATTGTGGATCATCAAACGTGGAAGAAGTGCTAGTTGAAGGTAATGTTGGAAACCACAGTATCAATAGAAGTGTTTCAGGCAGCAACAATGGAAGCAATGGACAAAATGGGAGCAGCACAGCAGTTAATGCTGGAGGGACAAACACGGAAAGCAACAATGGACTCACTGGGAATAGTGGCAGTGGTGATGCTAGTGGAAGTGGAAGTGCCAACAGAGTAGATCAAAACAAGACTTCTCAAAGGGAAGTGGCCTTAACTAAATTTCgccaaaagagaaaagagagaagggagaggTGCTTTCATAAAAAG GTTCGATATCAGAGCAGAAAGAGATTAGCTGAACAACGACCTCGATTTCGTGGACAATTTGTGCGACAGACCTCTAACGAAAATGCAAGTGAGGCAACAACAGATAGCTGA
- the LOC114372557 gene encoding probable adenylate kinase 1, chloroplastic translates to MVAVTRLAKRASTFSPQMRRCLSSSEVKSHAPPHDAASFRPFPRREDLSKRCVQWAFLGCPGVGKGTYASRLSNLLGVPHIATGDLVRDELASSDPLSSQLSEIVKQGQLVSDEIIIRLLSKRLVAGEAKGDLGFILDGFPRTIKQAEILEGVTDIDLVINLKLREDVLLEKCLGRRICNQCGGNFNVASINIKAENGSPEIIMAPLLPPENCMSKLITRSDDTESVVKERLRIYNEMTQPVEEFYRSRGKLLEFNLPGGIPESWPKLLHALNLDDYEDKRSAAA, encoded by the exons ATGGTGGCCGTAACCCGCCTCGCGAAGCGCGCGTCAACCTTCTCACCCCAGATGAGGAGGTGCCTGAGCTCCTCCGAAGTCAAATCCCACGCGCCGCCGCACGACGCCGCGTCCTTCCGCCCGTTTCCGCGGCGCGAAGATCTGAGCAAGCGGTGCGTGCAGTGGGCGTTCCTCGGCTGCCCCGGCGTCGGAAAAGGAACGTACGCTAGTCGCCTGTCCAACCTCCTCGGCGTCCCTCACATCGCCACCGGCGATCTCGTTCGCGACGAACTCGCCTCCTCTGACCCCCTTTCTTCCCAg CTATCAGAAATTGTAAAACAAGGTCAATTGGTGTCAGATGAAATTATTATACGTTTATTGTCAAAGAGACTTGTTGCTGGGGAAGCTAAAGGCGATCTGGGATTTATTCTTGATGGTTTTCCTCGAACAATTAAGCAAGCA GAAATATTGGAAGGGGTAACTGACATTGACTTGGTAATCAATCTGAAGCTCCGAGAAGATGTTCTGCTTGAGAAATGCCTTGGTAGGAGAATTTGCAATCAGTGTGGGGGTAATTTTAATGTTGCTTCTATTAACATCAAGGCCGAGAATGGGAGCCCTGAAATTATTATGGCTCCACTTCTTCCTCCTGAGAATTGTATGTCAAAGCTCATTACTCGATCAGATGATACTGAATCAGTGGTCAAAGAAAGGCTTCGAATATACAATGAAATG ACTCAGCCTGTGGAGGAATTTTACCGTTCGAGAGGAAAATTATTGGAGTTTAACCTGCCTGGAGGAATCCCGGAATCTTGGCCTAAGTTGCTACATGCTCTTAATCTTGATGATTACGAGGACAAACGATCTGCTGCAGCATAA
- the LOC114372089 gene encoding probable serine/threonine-protein kinase PBL7 isoform X1: MGWIPCSGSSNSKKKLKKKLEKMEAQNSLVDPIKATPGKLKRNSSMNSKESSKNGNPEHIAAQTFSFRELATATRNFKAECLLGEGGFGRVYKGRLENINQIVAIKQLDRNGLQGNREFLVEVLMLSLLHHPNLVNLIGYCADGDQRLLVYEFMSLGSLEDHLHDISPGKKELDWNTRMKIAAGAARGLEYLHDKANPPVIYRDLKCSNILLGEGYHPKLSDFGLAKLGPVGENTHVSTRVMGTYGYCAPEYAMTGQLTLKSDVYSFGVVLLEIITGRKAIDNSKAAGEQNLVAWARPLFKDRRKFSQMADPMLQGQYPSRGLYQALAVAAMCVQEQANMRPVIADVVTALSYLALQKYDPNTQTVQSSRLAPGTPPRSKRGY, from the exons atGGGTTGGATTCCCTGTTCTGGAAGTTCAAACAGTAAGAAGAAGTTGAAGAAGAAATTGGAGAAGATGGAAGCGCAGAACAGCCTCGTTGATCCGATCAAAGCCACCCCAG GGAAATTGAAGAGGAATTCATCCATGAATTCCAAAGAGTCCTCCAAAAATGGAAACCCTGAGCACATTGCTGCACAGACATTCTCATTCCGTGAATTGGCAACTGCAACTAGAAACTTCAAAGCCGAATGTCTTTTGGGTGAGGGAGGCTTTGGCAGAGTATACAAGGGGCGTTTGGAAAATATTAATCAG ATTGTCGCAATTAAACAACTTGACCGAAATGGACTACAAGGGAATAGAGAATTCCTTGTTGAAGTGTTGATGTTAAGTCTTCTTCACCACCCTAACCTTGTCAACCTGATTGGTTATTGTGCTGATGGGGATCAAAGGCTTCTAGTTTATGAATTTATGTCTTTAGGATCCTTGGAAGACCACTTACATG ATATTTCTCCTGGCAAGAAAGAACTTGACTGGAACACAAGGATGAAAATAGCTGCTGGGGCTGCAAGAGGATTGGAATATTTGCATGACAAAGCTAATCCTCCTGTCATATACCGAGATTTAAAGTGCTCCAACATTTTGCTTGGTGAAGGATATCATCCAAAGTTATCTGATTTTGGTCTGGCCAAACTTGGTCCAGTGGGGGAAAACACCCATGTATCAACAAGGGTTATGGGAACCTATGGATATTGTGCTCCAGAGTATGCAATGACAGGGCAACTGACTCTGAAATCAGATGTTTATAGCTTTGGTGTTGTTCTTCTGGAAATAATTACTGGAAGGAAAGCAATTGACAATTCAAAAGCTGCAGGAGAGCAGAATCTTGTTGCATGG GCCAGACCATTGTTTAAAGATCGAAGAAAATTTTCGCAAATGGCTGATCCAATGCTCCAAGGTCAATATCCTTCAAGAGGGCTATACCAGGCCCTTGCTGTTGCAGCAATGTGTGTTCAGGAGCAGGCCAATATGCGTCCAGTTATAGCTGATGTTGTCACAGCTTTGAGTTACCTTGCTTTGCAAAAATATGACCCAAATACACAGACAGTACAAAGCTCTCGCCTTGCTCCTGGTACTCCTCCAAGATCCAAGAGGGGATATTGA
- the LOC114372089 gene encoding probable serine/threonine-protein kinase PBL7 isoform X2 — MGWIPCSGSSNSKKKLKKKLEKMEAQNSLVDPIKATPGKLKRNSSMNSKESSKNGNPEHIAAQTFSFRELATATRNFKAECLLGEGGFGRVYKGRLENINQIVAIKQLDRNGLQGNREFLVEVLMLSLLHHPNLVNLIGYCADGDQRLLVYEFMSLGSLEDHLHDISPGKKELDWNTRMKIAAGAARGLEYLHDKANPPVIYRDLKCSNILLGEGYHPKLSDFGLAKLGPVGENTHVSTRVMGTYGYCAPEYAMTGQLTLKSDVYSFGVVLLEIITGRKAIDNSKAAGEQNLVAWARPLFKDRRKFSQMADPMLQGQYPSRGLYQALAVAAMCVQEQANMRPVIADVVTALSYLALQKYDPNTQTVQSSRLAPGTPPRSKRGYDILVQISNILQHTASYRFVDHNTSCLMVVIFLQSIVAKNVL; from the exons atGGGTTGGATTCCCTGTTCTGGAAGTTCAAACAGTAAGAAGAAGTTGAAGAAGAAATTGGAGAAGATGGAAGCGCAGAACAGCCTCGTTGATCCGATCAAAGCCACCCCAG GGAAATTGAAGAGGAATTCATCCATGAATTCCAAAGAGTCCTCCAAAAATGGAAACCCTGAGCACATTGCTGCACAGACATTCTCATTCCGTGAATTGGCAACTGCAACTAGAAACTTCAAAGCCGAATGTCTTTTGGGTGAGGGAGGCTTTGGCAGAGTATACAAGGGGCGTTTGGAAAATATTAATCAG ATTGTCGCAATTAAACAACTTGACCGAAATGGACTACAAGGGAATAGAGAATTCCTTGTTGAAGTGTTGATGTTAAGTCTTCTTCACCACCCTAACCTTGTCAACCTGATTGGTTATTGTGCTGATGGGGATCAAAGGCTTCTAGTTTATGAATTTATGTCTTTAGGATCCTTGGAAGACCACTTACATG ATATTTCTCCTGGCAAGAAAGAACTTGACTGGAACACAAGGATGAAAATAGCTGCTGGGGCTGCAAGAGGATTGGAATATTTGCATGACAAAGCTAATCCTCCTGTCATATACCGAGATTTAAAGTGCTCCAACATTTTGCTTGGTGAAGGATATCATCCAAAGTTATCTGATTTTGGTCTGGCCAAACTTGGTCCAGTGGGGGAAAACACCCATGTATCAACAAGGGTTATGGGAACCTATGGATATTGTGCTCCAGAGTATGCAATGACAGGGCAACTGACTCTGAAATCAGATGTTTATAGCTTTGGTGTTGTTCTTCTGGAAATAATTACTGGAAGGAAAGCAATTGACAATTCAAAAGCTGCAGGAGAGCAGAATCTTGTTGCATGG GCCAGACCATTGTTTAAAGATCGAAGAAAATTTTCGCAAATGGCTGATCCAATGCTCCAAGGTCAATATCCTTCAAGAGGGCTATACCAGGCCCTTGCTGTTGCAGCAATGTGTGTTCAGGAGCAGGCCAATATGCGTCCAGTTATAGCTGATGTTGTCACAGCTTTGAGTTACCTTGCTTTGCAAAAATATGACCCAAATACACAGACAGTACAAAGCTCTCGCCTTGCTCCTGGTACTCCTCCAAGATCCAAGAGGGG ATATGATATTCTGGTGCAAATTTCAAACATCTTACAACACACTGCAAGTTATAGATTTGTAGATCATAATACCAGTTGTCTTATGGTGGTGATCTTTCTTCAGAGCATAGTTGCTAAAAatgttttgtaa
- the LOC114371034 gene encoding two-component response regulator-like APRR7 isoform X3 has translation MSVDGDSKELKELNQRLRDGKKIAGGERGLCEEVKCNGIAEEVKVEQGGTVESSSVQQHIPQPQGAIICWERFLHIRSLKVLLVEIDDSTRHVVTALLRNCSYEVIEAANGLQAWKILEDLTNHIDLVLTEVAMPGLSGIGLLYKIMGHKTRKNIPVVMMSSHDSMGLVFKCLSKGAVDFLVKPIRKNELKNLWQHVWRRCHSSSGSGSESGTQTQKSIKSKSLEKSDNNSGSNDEDDNESIGLNNVDGSDNGSGTQSSWTKRAVEVDSHKPVSQWDQIAECPDSTCAQVVHSNAEMGGNKVVPLAAKDCAEQNEQLVKTAGSQHSNAPDVGPSKFSEQINRGQLDLNCENQSSKLRCKGLSLSDAITSTCDSQMHSGEFEALNKKPKSSDIENKGTNNDEELPSLELSLKRLRGVEDAGITIQDDRNVLRRSDQSAFSRYNAASNTKKSPTGCVGSNSPYNNSLEVTKKDSSRDIQSHSCGNPPNQNSNGASNNIDMGSTTNNAYAKSAVMSEPAGASTTKCLYQTSAFQPVKNSLVCTSQQVVLNNTEDMSATILAPPKLDRHKDSAALDFHLHCENHNCIADNMKHQLPPDHDAESIKKMATAAPHCGSSNVEEVLVEGNVGNHSINRSVSGSNNGSNGQNGSSTAVNAGGTNTESNNGLTGNSGSGDASGSGSANRVDQNKTSQREVALTKFRQKRKERRERCFHKKVRYQSRKRLAEQRPRFRGQFVRQTSNENASEATTDS, from the exons ATGAGTGTTGATGGCGACAGCAAAGAGCTGAAAGAACTGAATCAGCGCTTACGAGATGGGAAGAAGATTGCTGGTGGGGAGCGTGGTTTATGCGAGGAAGTGAAATGTAATGGAATTGCTGAAGAAGTTAAGGTTGAACAGGGGGGGACTGTGGAGTCCTCCTCTGTCCAGCAGCATATACCACAGCCTCAAGGGGCAATAATTTGTTGGGAGAGGTTTTTGCATATTAGATCCCTTAAGGTCTTGCTTGTGGAGATTGATGACTCTACCCGTCATGTTGTCACTGCACTGCTTCGCAATTGTAGTTATGAAG TTATTGAAGCAGCAAACGGATTGCAAGCTTGGAAGATATTGGAGGATTTAACCAATCATATTGATCTTGTTTTAACTGAGGTGGCAATGCCTGGCTTATCAGGCATTGGACTTCTATACAAGATTATGGGCCACAAAACCCGCAAAAATATTCCAGTAGTTA TGATGTCATCTCATGATTCTATGGGTTTAGTCTTTAAGTGTTTGTCAAAGGGTGCTGTTGACTTTCTAGTTAAACCCATACGGAAGAATGAGCTTAAAAACCTGTGGCAGCATGTTTGGAGAAGATGTCACAGT TCTAGTGGGAGTGGCAGTGAAAGTGGCACACAAACCCAGAAGTCTATAAAATCAAAGAGTCTTGAGAAGTCTGATAATAATTCTGGAAGCAATGACGAAGATGATAATGAAAGTATAGGCCTGAATAATGTGGATGGAAGTGACAATGGTAGTGGCACTCAG AGCTCATGGACCAAACGTGCTGTAGAAGTTGATAGTCATAAACCAGTTTCCCAGTGGGATCAAATAGCTGAGTGCCCTGACAGTACCTGTGCTCAAGTTGTTCACTCCAATGCTGAAATGGGTGGGAACAAGGTGGTTCCTCTAGCTGCAAAGGATTGTGCAGAACAGAATGAACAACTTG TCAAAACTGCAGGTTCTCAACATAGCAATGCACCTGATGTCGGCCCCTCTAAATTCAGTGAGCAAATTAATAGAGGACAACTGGACCTTAATTGTGAAAATCAATCTAGCAAGCTAAGGTGCAAAGGTTTATCACTGTCTGATGCCATTACTAGTACTTGTGATTCTCAGATGCATAGTGGAGAATTTGAAGCCCTAAATAAAAAACCCAAGTCCTCAGATATTGAAAATAAAGGTACTAATAATGATGAAGAATTGCCATCTCTTGAGCTCAGTTTAAAGAGGCTTAGAGGAGTTGAAGATGCTGGTATTACAATTCAGGATGACCGGAATGTTTTAAGACGTTCTGATCAGTCTGCTTTCTCAAG GTACAATGCAGCCTCTAACACTAAGAAATCTCCCACTGGATGTGTTGGAAGCAATTCTCCTTATAATAATAGCTTAGAAGTTACAAAGAAAGATTCATCTCGTGATATTCAATCTCATTCTTGCGGCAATCCTCCTAACCAAAACTCAAATGGTGCTAGCAATAACATTGATATGGGTTCCACTACTAATAATGCTTATGCTAAATCTGCAGTTATGAGTGAGCCAGCAGGGGCATCAACAACAAAATGTTTGTACCAAACATCTGCTTTCCAGCCTGTAAAAAACAGCCTTGTTTGTACCTCTCAACAAGTTGTCTTAAATAATACTGAAGATATGTCGGCAACAATTCTGGCACCACCTAAACTAGACAGACATAAAGATTCTGCAGCTCTGGACTTCCATCTCCATTGTGAAAACCATAACTGTATTGCTGACAACATGAAGCATCAGCTGCCACCTGATCATGATGCTGAATCTATAAAGAAAATGGCTACTGCTGCTCCACATTGTGGATCATCAAACGTGGAAGAAGTGCTAGTTGAAGGTAATGTTGGAAACCACAGTATCAATAGAAGTGTTTCAGGCAGCAACAATGGAAGCAATGGACAAAATGGGAGCAGCACAGCAGTTAATGCTGGAGGGACAAACACGGAAAGCAACAATGGACTCACTGGGAATAGTGGCAGTGGTGATGCTAGTGGAAGTGGAAGTGCCAACAGAGTAGATCAAAACAAGACTTCTCAAAGGGAAGTGGCCTTAACTAAATTTCgccaaaagagaaaagagagaagggagaggTGCTTTCATAAAAAG GTTCGATATCAGAGCAGAAAGAGATTAGCTGAACAACGACCTCGATTTCGTGGACAATTTGTGCGACAGACCTCTAACGAAAATGCAAGTGAGGCAACAACAGATAGCTGA
- the LOC114371034 gene encoding two-component response regulator-like APRR7 isoform X2, whose translation MTRVVQMSVDGDSKELKELNQRLRDGKKIAGGERGLCEEVKCNGIAEEVKVEQGGTVESSSVQQHIPQPQGAIICWERFLHIRSLKVLLVEIDDSTRHVVTALLRNCSYEVIEAANGLQAWKILEDLTNHIDLVLTEVAMPGLSGIGLLYKIMGHKTRKNIPVVMMSSHDSMGLVFKCLSKGAVDFLVKPIRKNELKNLWQHVWRRCHSSSGSGSESGTQTQKSIKSKSLEKSDNNSGSNDEDDNESIGLNNVDGSDNGSGTQSSWTKRAVEVDSHKPVSQWDQIAECPDSTCAQVVHSNAEMGGNKVVPLAAKDCAEQNEQLGSQHSNAPDVGPSKFSEQINRGQLDLNCENQSSKLRCKGLSLSDAITSTCDSQMHSGEFEALNKKPKSSDIENKGTNNDEELPSLELSLKRLRGVEDAGITIQDDRNVLRRSDQSAFSRYNAASNTKKSPTGCVGSNSPYNNSLEVTKKDSSRDIQSHSCGNPPNQNSNGASNNIDMGSTTNNAYAKSAVMSEPAGASTTKCLYQTSAFQPVKNSLVCTSQQVVLNNTEDMSATILAPPKLDRHKDSAALDFHLHCENHNCIADNMKHQLPPDHDAESIKKMATAAPHCGSSNVEEVLVEGNVGNHSINRSVSGSNNGSNGQNGSSTAVNAGGTNTESNNGLTGNSGSGDASGSGSANRVDQNKTSQREVALTKFRQKRKERRERCFHKKVRYQSRKRLAEQRPRFRGQFVRQTSNENASEATTDS comes from the exons ATGACAAGGGTTGTCCAGATGAGTGTTGATGGCGACAGCAAAGAGCTGAAAGAACTGAATCAGCGCTTACGAGATGGGAAGAAGATTGCTGGTGGGGAGCGTGGTTTATGCGAGGAAGTGAAATGTAATGGAATTGCTGAAGAAGTTAAGGTTGAACAGGGGGGGACTGTGGAGTCCTCCTCTGTCCAGCAGCATATACCACAGCCTCAAGGGGCAATAATTTGTTGGGAGAGGTTTTTGCATATTAGATCCCTTAAGGTCTTGCTTGTGGAGATTGATGACTCTACCCGTCATGTTGTCACTGCACTGCTTCGCAATTGTAGTTATGAAG TTATTGAAGCAGCAAACGGATTGCAAGCTTGGAAGATATTGGAGGATTTAACCAATCATATTGATCTTGTTTTAACTGAGGTGGCAATGCCTGGCTTATCAGGCATTGGACTTCTATACAAGATTATGGGCCACAAAACCCGCAAAAATATTCCAGTAGTTA TGATGTCATCTCATGATTCTATGGGTTTAGTCTTTAAGTGTTTGTCAAAGGGTGCTGTTGACTTTCTAGTTAAACCCATACGGAAGAATGAGCTTAAAAACCTGTGGCAGCATGTTTGGAGAAGATGTCACAGT TCTAGTGGGAGTGGCAGTGAAAGTGGCACACAAACCCAGAAGTCTATAAAATCAAAGAGTCTTGAGAAGTCTGATAATAATTCTGGAAGCAATGACGAAGATGATAATGAAAGTATAGGCCTGAATAATGTGGATGGAAGTGACAATGGTAGTGGCACTCAG AGCTCATGGACCAAACGTGCTGTAGAAGTTGATAGTCATAAACCAGTTTCCCAGTGGGATCAAATAGCTGAGTGCCCTGACAGTACCTGTGCTCAAGTTGTTCACTCCAATGCTGAAATGGGTGGGAACAAGGTGGTTCCTCTAGCTGCAAAGGATTGTGCAGAACAGAATGAACAACTTG GTTCTCAACATAGCAATGCACCTGATGTCGGCCCCTCTAAATTCAGTGAGCAAATTAATAGAGGACAACTGGACCTTAATTGTGAAAATCAATCTAGCAAGCTAAGGTGCAAAGGTTTATCACTGTCTGATGCCATTACTAGTACTTGTGATTCTCAGATGCATAGTGGAGAATTTGAAGCCCTAAATAAAAAACCCAAGTCCTCAGATATTGAAAATAAAGGTACTAATAATGATGAAGAATTGCCATCTCTTGAGCTCAGTTTAAAGAGGCTTAGAGGAGTTGAAGATGCTGGTATTACAATTCAGGATGACCGGAATGTTTTAAGACGTTCTGATCAGTCTGCTTTCTCAAG GTACAATGCAGCCTCTAACACTAAGAAATCTCCCACTGGATGTGTTGGAAGCAATTCTCCTTATAATAATAGCTTAGAAGTTACAAAGAAAGATTCATCTCGTGATATTCAATCTCATTCTTGCGGCAATCCTCCTAACCAAAACTCAAATGGTGCTAGCAATAACATTGATATGGGTTCCACTACTAATAATGCTTATGCTAAATCTGCAGTTATGAGTGAGCCAGCAGGGGCATCAACAACAAAATGTTTGTACCAAACATCTGCTTTCCAGCCTGTAAAAAACAGCCTTGTTTGTACCTCTCAACAAGTTGTCTTAAATAATACTGAAGATATGTCGGCAACAATTCTGGCACCACCTAAACTAGACAGACATAAAGATTCTGCAGCTCTGGACTTCCATCTCCATTGTGAAAACCATAACTGTATTGCTGACAACATGAAGCATCAGCTGCCACCTGATCATGATGCTGAATCTATAAAGAAAATGGCTACTGCTGCTCCACATTGTGGATCATCAAACGTGGAAGAAGTGCTAGTTGAAGGTAATGTTGGAAACCACAGTATCAATAGAAGTGTTTCAGGCAGCAACAATGGAAGCAATGGACAAAATGGGAGCAGCACAGCAGTTAATGCTGGAGGGACAAACACGGAAAGCAACAATGGACTCACTGGGAATAGTGGCAGTGGTGATGCTAGTGGAAGTGGAAGTGCCAACAGAGTAGATCAAAACAAGACTTCTCAAAGGGAAGTGGCCTTAACTAAATTTCgccaaaagagaaaagagagaagggagaggTGCTTTCATAAAAAG GTTCGATATCAGAGCAGAAAGAGATTAGCTGAACAACGACCTCGATTTCGTGGACAATTTGTGCGACAGACCTCTAACGAAAATGCAAGTGAGGCAACAACAGATAGCTGA